The Microbacterium sp. LWH7-1.2 genome window below encodes:
- a CDS encoding penicillin acylase family protein, with the protein MTKPQPSPYAVDDTVRRRSVGRIIGITLFSILAGIVVLALIAVGFVAYTAQRSFPQLSGEVKAAGLEAEVTVQRDALGIPTLTADSSHDLFFAQGYVHAQDRFWEMDFRRHVTSGRLSEMFGASQLGTDKFLRTLGWHDIAEQEVDALDATERAYYDAYADGVNAYLADHQGPDASFEYAVLGLQNSDYEIEPWTPADSVAWLKAMAWDLRSNIESETERAVMAPDFSQAEIDQLYPGYPFDRNPVIVPKISAVPALGTAPDLPETDAATSSIEWTEVGSVIEAVGELVGGAGEGIGSNSWVVSGNVTDTGMPLLANDPHLGASLPSVWHQIQLKCSTVTEECPFDVAGFGFSGLPGVVIGHNERIAWGFTNLTTDVTDLYLEKVDGDSYWYDGALVPLETRTETFKVAGSDDVELEVRSTVNGPIVSGLTGDFTSIAETPYVGAGGTVTETPTDAPEGDYAVSLRWTALQPGTTASAIFALNTAKDFDDFRGAAALFDVPAQNLIYADVDGNIGYQTPGKLPIRGAGDGSMPQPGWDSTYAWRGYIPFEELPVSYNPTEGYIVTANNAIAGQDYTHPLTRDWDYGWRAARITELIERAIAKGPVTADDLNAIQADNYSFIGMRLTAAYADVTTGDDETDAALDLLHEWDAQNDADSAAAAYANVLWDTLAENVFVDGRESSAPMSGQGRQFLVMDGLLEDETSPWWTNDELGVDGMADMLKRSAIDAYERLVDDQGDNPSRWNWGSLHALPLENGSFGTSGIPALEWLFNRGPFPVGGGSSVVNATGWDLTQSFSTVTVPSMRMIIDLSDFDDSRWNQLTGQSGHAFHTNYIDQVESWQKAELTPWAYTPDAVEAATTDTLVLTP; encoded by the coding sequence ATGACGAAGCCCCAGCCCTCGCCCTATGCCGTCGACGACACCGTCCGTCGCCGGTCCGTGGGGCGGATCATCGGGATCACCCTCTTCAGCATCCTCGCGGGCATCGTGGTGCTCGCCCTGATCGCGGTCGGCTTCGTCGCGTACACGGCGCAGCGCTCGTTCCCGCAGCTGAGCGGCGAGGTGAAGGCGGCCGGGCTCGAGGCCGAGGTGACGGTGCAGCGGGATGCGCTCGGCATCCCCACTCTCACCGCGGATTCGTCGCACGACCTCTTCTTCGCCCAGGGTTACGTGCACGCGCAGGACCGGTTCTGGGAGATGGACTTCCGCCGGCATGTCACGAGCGGGCGCCTCTCCGAGATGTTCGGCGCGTCGCAGCTCGGCACCGACAAGTTCCTGCGCACGCTCGGCTGGCATGACATCGCCGAGCAGGAGGTCGACGCCCTCGACGCCACGGAGCGCGCCTACTACGACGCCTACGCCGACGGCGTGAACGCCTACCTCGCCGACCACCAGGGCCCCGACGCCTCGTTCGAGTACGCCGTGCTGGGCCTGCAGAACTCCGACTACGAGATCGAGCCCTGGACTCCGGCCGACTCTGTCGCGTGGCTCAAGGCGATGGCCTGGGACCTCCGCAGCAACATCGAGAGCGAGACCGAGCGCGCGGTCATGGCGCCGGACTTCTCCCAGGCCGAGATCGACCAGCTCTACCCCGGCTACCCGTTCGACCGGAACCCGGTCATCGTGCCGAAGATCTCGGCGGTGCCCGCGCTCGGCACAGCTCCCGACCTTCCTGAGACGGACGCCGCCACCTCGTCGATCGAGTGGACGGAGGTCGGCAGCGTGATCGAAGCCGTCGGCGAACTCGTCGGCGGCGCCGGCGAGGGCATCGGGTCGAACTCATGGGTGGTGTCGGGCAACGTCACCGACACCGGGATGCCGCTTCTCGCCAACGACCCTCACCTCGGCGCGTCGCTGCCGAGCGTGTGGCACCAGATCCAGCTGAAGTGCTCGACGGTCACTGAAGAGTGCCCGTTCGATGTGGCCGGGTTCGGCTTCTCGGGGCTTCCCGGCGTCGTGATCGGCCACAACGAGCGCATCGCGTGGGGCTTCACGAACCTCACCACCGACGTCACGGACCTGTATCTCGAGAAGGTGGACGGCGACTCGTACTGGTACGACGGCGCGCTGGTGCCGCTCGAGACGCGCACCGAGACGTTCAAGGTCGCGGGTTCTGACGACGTCGAGCTCGAGGTGCGTTCCACGGTCAACGGTCCGATCGTGTCCGGTCTCACCGGCGACTTCACGTCGATCGCGGAAACTCCCTACGTCGGGGCCGGCGGCACCGTGACAGAGACGCCGACCGACGCACCCGAGGGGGACTATGCGGTCAGCCTGCGCTGGACCGCACTGCAGCCCGGAACCACGGCATCCGCGATCTTCGCCCTCAACACCGCCAAGGACTTCGACGACTTCCGCGGCGCGGCGGCCCTCTTCGACGTGCCGGCGCAGAACCTCATCTACGCCGACGTCGACGGCAACATCGGATACCAGACGCCGGGCAAGCTGCCGATCCGCGGCGCCGGTGACGGCTCGATGCCGCAGCCCGGCTGGGACTCGACGTATGCGTGGCGGGGCTATATCCCGTTCGAGGAGCTTCCGGTCTCGTACAACCCGACCGAGGGGTACATCGTCACCGCGAACAATGCCATCGCGGGGCAGGACTACACCCATCCGCTCACGCGCGACTGGGACTACGGCTGGCGCGCAGCCCGCATCACGGAACTGATCGAGCGGGCGATCGCGAAGGGCCCGGTCACCGCTGACGACCTCAACGCCATCCAGGCCGACAACTACTCCTTCATCGGAATGCGCCTGACGGCGGCCTACGCCGACGTCACCACGGGCGACGACGAGACGGATGCCGCGCTCGACCTCCTGCACGAATGGGACGCTCAGAACGACGCTGACTCCGCGGCGGCCGCGTACGCCAACGTGCTGTGGGACACCCTCGCCGAGAACGTGTTCGTCGACGGGCGCGAGAGCTCGGCGCCGATGAGCGGTCAGGGCCGTCAGTTCCTCGTGATGGACGGGCTGCTCGAGGATGAGACCTCGCCCTGGTGGACCAACGACGAGCTCGGCGTCGACGGCATGGCCGACATGCTGAAGCGCTCCGCCATCGATGCCTACGAGCGACTCGTCGACGACCAGGGGGACAACCCTTCGCGCTGGAACTGGGGCAGCCTGCACGCCCTCCCGCTCGAGAACGGCAGCTTCGGCACGTCGGGCATCCCCGCACTCGAGTGGCTCTTCAACCGCGGGCCGTTCCCGGTCGGCGGCGGCTCGTCTGTCGTGAACGCGACCGGATGGGACCTGACCCAGAGCTTCTCGACCGTCACCGTGCCGTCGATGCGCATGATCATCGACCTGTCCGATTTCGACGATTCGCGCTGGAACCAGCTCACGGGCCAGAGCGGTCACGCCTTCCACACGAACTACATCGACCAGGTGGAGTCGTGGCAGAAGGCCGAGCTGACGCCCTGGGCGTACACGCCCGACGCGGTCGAGGCGGCCACGACCGACACCCTCGTGCTCACGCCCTGA
- a CDS encoding YhgE/Pip domain-containing protein translates to MILAELRRLGSTRMSLIALIALMAVPILYGGLYLWANRDPYGQLDQVPVALVVADTGAELNGTARDLGDEVAQELIEDGTFDWHLATAEEADAGLDDGGYDFAIELPADFTAAIASITTGAPRTADVILRTSDANNYLASTIGTQAVERIQATITEKVVAEAGLTMLDALDTIRLQLTDAATGASHLVDGLAQAGDGASQLSDGAAQLAAGTAQLQDGAVRLSDGAAQVADGAAQVAGGTAQLDAIADRIGAASASAISALPGVRDDIAAKLAEAGLDQAQIDDVLATFDPVGDRLDAVDTRVQGAVGQIDRLNSGAQQVSAGAASVAAGSATLASGTATAAHGAARLRDGAATLDSGLTQLEDGATRLRDGLSDGAAQLPAYDATTRQAQAVTLAAPVDVERSSLTQAQNYGAGLAPFFTALAGWIGIYALFLIVKPVSKRAVTALHSPIRITLAGWATPALLGGVQMLGLFGVLSLALGFSFAHPLATLGILLLASATYAAIVLALNVWLGSVGQFLGLVLMVLQLVTAGGTFPWQTLPAPLAALHHVLPMGYVVDAMRQVMYGGSADRVWLDLAVLLAWLVGAGLIAAIGVTRMTHFRTLRDLQPSVIG, encoded by the coding sequence ATGATCCTCGCCGAGCTCCGGCGGCTCGGCTCGACGCGCATGTCGCTCATCGCCCTCATCGCGCTCATGGCCGTGCCCATCCTCTACGGCGGCCTGTACCTGTGGGCGAACCGCGACCCGTACGGTCAGCTCGACCAGGTGCCGGTGGCACTCGTCGTCGCCGACACCGGCGCCGAGCTCAACGGCACCGCGCGCGATCTCGGCGACGAGGTCGCGCAAGAGCTCATCGAGGACGGCACCTTCGACTGGCACCTCGCCACCGCCGAGGAGGCCGACGCCGGCCTCGACGACGGCGGCTACGACTTCGCCATCGAGCTGCCCGCCGACTTCACGGCGGCCATCGCCTCGATCACGACCGGCGCCCCGCGCACGGCCGACGTCATCCTGCGCACGAGCGACGCCAACAACTACCTCGCCTCCACGATCGGCACTCAGGCGGTCGAGCGCATCCAGGCGACGATCACCGAGAAGGTCGTGGCCGAGGCCGGGCTCACGATGCTCGACGCCCTCGACACGATCCGTCTGCAGTTGACGGATGCCGCCACCGGCGCCTCTCACCTGGTCGACGGTCTCGCGCAGGCCGGTGACGGCGCGTCGCAGCTGTCCGACGGCGCTGCCCAGCTCGCGGCGGGAACCGCCCAGCTGCAGGACGGCGCCGTCCGGCTCTCCGACGGTGCCGCCCAGGTCGCGGACGGCGCGGCCCAGGTGGCCGGCGGAACTGCGCAGCTCGACGCCATCGCCGACCGGATCGGCGCAGCATCCGCGTCCGCGATCTCGGCACTGCCCGGGGTGCGCGACGACATCGCCGCGAAGCTCGCTGAAGCCGGTCTCGACCAGGCGCAGATCGACGACGTGCTCGCCACCTTCGATCCGGTGGGCGACCGCCTCGACGCGGTGGACACCCGCGTTCAGGGCGCCGTCGGCCAGATCGATCGGCTGAACTCCGGCGCGCAGCAGGTCTCGGCGGGAGCAGCCTCCGTCGCCGCCGGATCCGCCACGCTCGCCTCGGGCACGGCGACCGCTGCGCACGGCGCGGCGCGGCTGCGCGACGGCGCGGCAACGCTCGACAGCGGCCTCACGCAGCTCGAGGACGGCGCCACGAGGCTGCGCGACGGTCTCTCCGACGGCGCCGCCCAGCTGCCCGCGTACGATGCGACGACCCGTCAGGCACAGGCCGTCACCCTCGCGGCCCCGGTCGACGTCGAGCGCTCGTCGCTCACGCAGGCGCAGAACTACGGTGCCGGACTCGCTCCGTTCTTCACGGCCCTCGCCGGCTGGATCGGCATCTACGCACTGTTCCTCATCGTCAAGCCGGTCTCCAAGCGCGCGGTCACGGCGCTGCATTCGCCGATCCGCATCACGCTGGCCGGATGGGCGACCCCGGCCCTCCTCGGCGGCGTGCAGATGCTCGGCCTGTTCGGCGTGCTGTCGCTCGCGCTCGGCTTCTCATTCGCCCACCCGCTCGCGACGCTCGGCATCCTGCTGCTGGCATCGGCCACGTACGCCGCGATCGTGCTCGCGCTCAACGTGTGGCTCGGCTCGGTCGGGCAGTTCCTCGGCCTCGTGCTCATGGTGCTGCAGCTCGTGACTGCGGGTGGGACGTTCCCGTGGCAGACGCTGCCTGCGCCGCTGGCCGCCCTGCACCACGTGCTGCCGATGGGCTACGTCGTCGACGCGATGCGCCAGGTCATGTACGGCGGCAGCGCCGACCGCGTCTGGCTCGACCTCGCGGTGCTGCTCGCCTGGCTCGTCGGCGCAGGTCTGATCGCCGCGATCGGGGTCACCCGGATGACCCACTTCCGCACCCTCCGGGATCTGCAGCCCAGCGTCATCGGATAG
- the argG gene encoding argininosuccinate synthase, which yields MSKVLQSLPVGERVGIAFSGGLDTSVAVAWMRDKGAVPCTYTGDLGQPDEDDIDAIPSRALEYGAEVSRLVDCKPALVEEGFGALACGAFHIRSGGRTYFNTTPIGRAVTGTLLVRAMKEDGVDIWGDGSTYKGNDIERFYRYGLLANPALRIYKPWLDADFVTELGGRKEMSEWLVAHGFPYRDSAEKAYSTDANIWGATHEAKTLEHLDVSLETVEPIMGVRFWDPSVEIETEDVTVTFEAGRPVALNGVEFADPVDLVFEANRIGGRHGLGMSDQIENRIIEAKSRGIYEAPGMALLFTAYERLVNGILNEDTLATYHEQGRRLGRLMYEGRWLEPQSLMLRESIQKWVGSTITGSVTLRLRRGEDYTILDTTAPRLSYHPDKLSMERVGDAAFGPTDRIGQLTMRNLDIADSRVRLEYYAAKGLIGGATGELVGHLTQGEAGEITEHAEHPSAEQEELAEATDAANEASAFDLGTD from the coding sequence ATGTCGAAGGTCCTCCAGTCCCTGCCCGTCGGCGAGCGCGTCGGCATCGCCTTCTCGGGAGGACTTGACACCTCCGTAGCGGTCGCGTGGATGCGCGACAAGGGCGCCGTCCCCTGCACCTACACCGGCGACCTCGGTCAGCCCGACGAGGACGACATCGACGCGATCCCGAGCCGGGCGCTCGAGTACGGCGCCGAGGTCTCGCGCCTGGTCGACTGCAAGCCCGCCCTCGTCGAGGAGGGCTTCGGCGCTCTCGCGTGCGGCGCGTTCCACATCCGCTCGGGCGGCCGCACCTACTTCAACACGACGCCCATCGGCCGGGCCGTCACCGGCACGCTGCTCGTCCGGGCGATGAAGGAGGACGGCGTCGACATCTGGGGCGACGGCTCCACCTACAAAGGCAACGACATCGAGCGGTTCTACCGCTACGGTCTGCTCGCCAACCCGGCCCTGCGCATCTACAAGCCGTGGCTCGACGCCGACTTCGTCACCGAGCTCGGCGGCCGCAAAGAGATGAGCGAGTGGCTCGTCGCGCACGGGTTCCCCTACCGCGACTCCGCCGAGAAGGCCTACTCGACCGACGCGAACATCTGGGGCGCGACGCACGAGGCGAAGACCCTCGAGCACCTCGACGTCTCGCTCGAGACCGTCGAGCCGATCATGGGCGTGCGGTTCTGGGACCCCTCGGTCGAGATCGAGACCGAAGACGTCACCGTCACCTTCGAGGCCGGCCGCCCCGTCGCGCTCAACGGCGTCGAGTTCGCCGACCCGGTGGACCTCGTCTTCGAGGCCAACCGCATCGGCGGCCGCCACGGCCTCGGCATGAGCGACCAGATCGAGAACCGCATCATCGAGGCGAAGTCCCGCGGCATCTACGAGGCGCCGGGCATGGCACTGCTGTTCACGGCGTACGAACGCCTGGTCAACGGCATCCTGAACGAGGACACCCTGGCGACCTACCACGAGCAGGGCCGTCGCCTCGGACGCCTCATGTACGAGGGCCGCTGGCTCGAGCCGCAGTCGCTCATGCTCCGCGAGTCCATCCAGAAGTGGGTCGGCTCGACGATCACCGGCTCGGTGACGCTGCGCCTGCGCCGCGGCGAGGACTACACGATCCTCGACACCACAGCGCCGCGCCTGTCGTACCACCCGGACAAGCTCTCGATGGAGCGCGTCGGCGACGCGGCGTTCGGCCCCACCGACCGCATCGGCCAGCTCACCATGCGCAACCTCGACATCGCCGACTCTCGGGTGCGCCTCGAGTACTACGCCGCGAAGGGCCTCATCGGTGGGGCGACCGGCGAGCTCGTCGGCCACCTCACGCAGGGCGAGGCCGGCGAGATCACGGAGCACGCCGAGCACCCGAGCGCCGAGCAGGAAGAACTGGCGGAAGCGACGGATGCTGCCAACGAGGCGTCCGCGTTCGACCTGGGAACCGACTGA
- a CDS encoding helix-turn-helix domain-containing protein — protein sequence MTSPIDAARRPRRDALENRAGILAAAHVALAHDPRASVDAIARQAGLSRRALYGHFDDRDALVRELVAQGATRFNAVAESIDDADARVALARLAAALWNEAAHVQVLAAIALDEAHLEETATALAPLRRAVVRIVRDGQDAEVLRTDVAAPTLARLVEETARTVITRIDASSPAARDLAVRAVLSIAGLSWRQADALLAAHPEILAAPEAASA from the coding sequence ATGACCTCCCCGATCGATGCTGCGCGCCGTCCGCGGCGCGACGCCCTCGAGAACCGCGCGGGCATCCTCGCCGCGGCTCATGTCGCCCTCGCGCACGACCCCCGCGCGTCGGTCGATGCCATCGCCCGCCAGGCCGGCCTGTCGCGCCGAGCGCTCTACGGGCACTTCGACGACCGCGATGCGCTGGTGCGCGAGCTCGTCGCGCAGGGTGCGACGCGGTTCAACGCGGTGGCCGAGTCGATCGACGATGCCGACGCGCGGGTCGCGCTCGCCCGCCTCGCCGCTGCGCTCTGGAACGAGGCCGCGCACGTGCAGGTGCTCGCGGCGATCGCCCTCGACGAGGCGCACCTCGAGGAGACGGCGACGGCGCTCGCCCCGCTCCGCCGCGCCGTCGTGCGCATCGTGCGCGACGGGCAGGACGCCGAGGTGCTCCGCACCGACGTCGCCGCCCCGACGCTCGCCCGCCTCGTAGAGGAGACCGCACGCACCGTCATCACCCGCATCGACGCCTCCTCACCCGCCGCTCGCGACCTCGCGGTGCGCGCCGTGCTCAGCATCGCGGGCCTGTCGTGGCGGCAGGCCGACGCGCTGCTCGCGGCGCACCCCGAGATCCTCGCGGCCCCCGAGGCGGCGAGCGCGTGA